The genomic interval CGTTCCGAAAAGATCCGGGTGATCTGCGTGATTGAGCACCACGCCGACGTCCCCCTGATAGTCAAAAATCTTCTCGGTGATAGTTCGTGAGTCACCCACGCCCACTGCCACTTTGACCAGTGGGAACTGTTCCGTGAACAGCTTCAACACGGGAACGACGTTGTGCGGCCCGATCGCATGGACGACTAGTCGGCCGACATAGTGATTCTTTGCTGCTGCAAGCAGTGCGTGCGCATCCTCCTCGCCGCTGAAGGTGCGCCGGGTGTAGTCCAGCAGGGTGCGGCCGAATGAGGTGAGTTCAAGTCGCCGGCCGCGCCGATGAAACAACTCTACGCCGAAGTCGACCTCCAGGCGCTGTATGTGTGAAGAAACAGTCGGTTGTTGAATAGCGAGCACTCTCGCGGCAGCGGTCATGCTGCCGGCTCGGGCCGTTGCGTCAAAGGCCTTCAAGGCTGCGAGGAGGCTGAGTCCAGACATTGATGTGATCTATGGGTGCCCTCATTTTTAGGGATGAAAGTTTCATATTCATGACACCTTGGTCACCCAGACTTGAGCTGTGCTTCCACTGAAGCTGTTTCTTCCAGAACCTCCTCTTTCCCGAGAGATACCTCTGACCACTTGAGTCCTGGTGTGCGTCTAGCGCACCACAACAAATGAAACCGAGCTATGAAAACTGCAATTCGCGAGAGCCATCTGAGCTTGCGGGGTATCACGGTGACCTATGCCGATGGTCACACAGCGCTTGCGCCCACCTCGCTGGAGGTACAGCATGGCGGGTTCCTTGTGCTGCTGGGCGCGTCGGGCGCGGGAAAGTCAACGCTGCTGCGCAGCATCAATGGCTTGGTTAGCCCCACAGACGGAGAGGTGTCGGTGGCCGATCTGCCGGGCGGCACCGTCTCAAAACGCAACCTTCTTGAGCATCGGCGCCACTGCGGCATGGTGTTCCAGCAGCACCACCTGATCGGGCGGCAAAGCGTGCTGGCCAATGTGTTGATGGGCAAGCTCGCCACCCGCGGATCTCTGGCGTCGTTGTGGCCTTGGAGCAAGGCTGACAAGCTGGAGGCGCTGGCGGCCATTGACCGCGTAGGCCTGCTTGAGAAAGCCCTAGCACGGGCAGACACCTTGTCTGGTGGGCAACAACAACGCATTGGCATTGCGCGTGCCTTGGTGCAAAAGCCCCGCCTGCTGCTGGCCGATGAGCCGGTGGCCAGCCTCGACCCGGCGACCGCGCAGAGTGTGTTGACCCTGCTTCACGACATCTGCAAGAAAGACCGACTCACGGCCATCGTGAGTCTGCATCAAGTCAACCTCGCGCGCATGTTCGCCGACCGCATTGTGGGCCTTCGCCAGGGCCAGGTGGTGTTCGACGGGACAGCAGCGCAGTTGACGGAAGAAGCCCAGTCTGCCCTGTACGCGAAGTCGTCACCTGTCGAACCGTCCCGTTCTTCCTCACCTGCCAACATGGGCAGTCAATTTGATTCCCCCTCTCAATCCAAGGAGTTTTTACCGTGCTGAATCGCCGCCGTTTCCAATTTATCGCTGCCGCCACTTTGGCCGCCCTGTTGCCACTTGGCGCCCATGCCGAGGGCAAAAATCCTTCCAAGCTTCGCGTTGCACTGTTGCCGGACGAAAACGCCGCCACCATCATTCAGAACGCACAGCCTCTGAAGCGGTACCTGGAACAGACCCTGAAGAAGGAAATAGAGATTACGGTGACTACGGACTACTCGTCGATGATTGAAGCCATGCGCTTTGGCCGCATCGAGGTCGCCTACTTTGGACCGTTCTCTTACGTGCTTGCCAAGTCCAAGGCGCCCAACATTGAGCCATTTGCCGTTGGCGTGGAGCGCGGCTCGCCGACCTACCAGTCGGTTCTCATCGCCACGGCAGGCGGCCCGGTCAAGACCCTGGCTGACGTTCGTGGAAAGCCTTTTGGCTTTGGCGATCAGGCTTCGACGTCCAGTCACCTTGCACCGCGCGCGCACTTGCTTAAAAACCACCAACTGAACGGCGAGACTGACTACCGCCCCGTTCACCTGGGCACGCACGATGCCGTGGCCCGAGCTGTTCAGGCAGGGCAGGTTCCCGCCGGCGCTCTGTCAAAAACCATTCTGGACAACCTCATCGCAAAGGGCATGGTGGATGCCAACAAGATTGTGCAACTTGAACTGTCGGCACCCATTCCGAACTATCCCATTGCGATGCAAGGTAATCTCACGCCGGAGCTCAAGGAAGCCATCCGAGCCGCCTTTCTTCAGATGAAGGACGCCGAGATTCTCAAATCATTCCGTATCGAGGCCTTTGCCGCTACCGATGACAAGGCCTACGACATTCTTCGCGACACAGCACAGATTCTCAAGCTTGATCTGGGACGCATGAAATGACATCGGTAGCCTTGGAATCCATAGTTGCCATCGACGGACAGCAGCGACTCAAACGGCTGGGCGCCGCCTGTGTCGTTCTGTTCGTCTGTGTGGTGGCTTTGTATGTCACCGGCTTCTTTGACGCGCAGCGTTTCATCGAAGGCGGCCCAGCGATTCAGCAGTTGGCCTCAGAGATGGTGCCGCCGAATTTCGAGCGCTGGGAGCACTGGGTCATTCCATTGCGTGACACCTTAGCCATGTCGATCGCAGGCACGGCGCTGACCGTTCTGGCGTCGTTGCCGCTGGCCCTGGTGGCGGCGCCCAACACCGCGCCGAATGCGGTGGTTGGGCGAATCGTCAGAACCATCTTGGCTGCATTTCGGTCTGTGCCTGAAATCATCCTGGGCATTCTGTTCGTCGCGGCCGTGGGCTTTGGGGCATTGCCTGGTGTGCTGGCGTTGGCCCTGCATTCCACGGGCATGGTGGCCAAGTTCTACGCCGAAGCCATAGAGCACGTGGACCCGAAACCTCTGGAGGCCGCTAAGGCCGCGGGCGCAAGCCGGTTTCAGGTCATCACCCATGCTGTGTTACCGCAGGTTTTGCCCCAGTTGGCGGACATCACCATCTACCGATGGGAATATCACTTTCGCGCATCGGCAGTGATGGGCATCGTGGGTGCGGGCGGCATTGGCTTCGAACTCATGGCAGCTCTGCGCCTGATCAAGTACGACGAGGTCTCCGCCATTTTGCTGTCCATCCTCATATGCGTGCTCGTGGTCGACGGCATTGGGTCGGCGCTTCGCAAACATCTGAAATAGAAAGAGAGAGGAAGGTAATGATGCCGAAAATTGTGGTGACGCAGCCCATCCATGAAGCAGTTCTGGCGCGTCTTCGATCCGCCGGTGATGTAGTGATGAATCAAGGGCCTGAGCCCTGGAGCGAGGAAGAGCTTTACCTCCACCTGAAGGACGCCGACGCCATGATGGCGTTCATGCCTGACCGGGTAAACAGGCGAACTTTGTTGAACGCTCCACGGCTCAAGACCATCGCTTGCGCATTGAAAGGGTATGACAATTTTGACCTGATGGCCTGTGCACAAGCGGGGGTCAGCGTGAGCTTTGTGCCAGACCTTCTGACAGAGCCCACGGCAGAGCTGGCCATCGGTCTGGCCATTGCCGCTGCGCGTCACGTGCTCGCTGGTGACACCCGTATTCGCAGGGGCTACGCCGGCTGGCGTCCTCAGCTGTATGGAATAGGTCTGCACGGCTCGGTCGTGTCGGTCGTTGGCCTGGGCGCCGTGGGACGGGCCATCGTTGACCGCCTCTGCGGATTTGGGTGCGCTCAACTGCTGGGCGTGGACCCGCATGGTGATGACGAACGCCTGACCATGGTGAGCCTGGGTGAGGCCCTGTCGCAATCCGACTATGTCATTCTGGCCGTTCCGCTGCTGGACGTAACGCGTCACCTCGTCAATGACACCATGCTTGAAGGTGTTCGGCGGGGGCAGATCCTGGTCAACATTGGGCGAGGCTCGGTTGTGGACGAGGCTGCCGTGGCACGGGCGCTCAAGGACGGGCGCCTGGGTGCCTACGCCGCCGATGTGTACGAGATGGAAGACTGGCTGCTGGCAGACCGTCCACGCCAGATTCATCCGGAACTCTTGCAACACCCCTCCACGGTTTTCACACCCCACATCGGATCGGCTGTGAAGAAGGTCCGTCTCGCTATCGAGTTGCGCGCTGCTGAAAATTTGCTACTCGCGCTGAGTGGGAGCGAGCCGCTGGATCTCTGTGAGGCATTCCATCGAGCGGATCCTATGCCGGCGTTGCCCTGCTCTGGATGACCTGCAGGACGTGCATGCCACCGATGTGGGGGAGCTCAACGTTTTTCGTTAGCGTGACCGATCGCGTAGAACCCCTGCTGAGAAGTAAGGGTGCCAGATTCGACGACGCGCTTGGCTGAAGCGATCAACCGATCGCAATATCTGGTTTCCTAGCGAGGTACTCACCGTGCAACGGGAAATGGCATGCGACCAAGTCACCGTGTGTCATCGGTCGCAGCTCTGGCTGCTCCCTCGCGCACAGTTCAGTTGCAATCGGGCAGCGTGGATGAAATCTACACCCGGATGGAGGATTGATGGGACTGGGAACCTCGCCACGCAGAATCTGTCGGTTTTTGGTCGCAGCTTTGGAGGGGTCCGGCGCGGGAAACGAGTCCAGCAATGCTCTAGTGTAGGGATGTGACGGAGCAGAAAATATCTTCCTGAGCCTGTCAGAAATTTTGTGTGTGAGGCATAGCATGTCAACAAGGAGCATGAATGCCACGCAAGACGAAGACCACCGCATCAGCGGACAAGGCGGCGCAGCCGCAATTCTCAGCCGAGTTGCTCGAGCAACTCATCCCCGGGCCGGTGACACCGGCCGAGCTGGAGGGTATCTTTCAGCAGTTCAAGAAATCGGTGCTTGAGCGGGCGCTGGGCGCCGAGATGAGCCATCACCTGGGCTACGCGCCCGGTCAGGCCAAGCCCGAAGGGGCGGCGGCCAATCACCGCAACGGCAAGAGCGCCAAGACCGTGCTGACCGACGTGGGGGCCTTACGCATCGACGTTCCCCGCGACCGCGAGGGCACGTTCGAGCCGCAGCTCATCGGCAAGCACGAGCGGCGCTTCACGGGCTTTGATGACAAGATCATCGCCATGTACGCGCGCGGCATGACGGTGCGCGAGATCCAGGGCTTTCTGGCCGAGATGTACTCGTTGAAGCGATTCAGTCTGCTTCTGCCGTCGTCCCGACAGCTAGCGAGGCAGGGACTTGCGGTATTGGGCGTTGATCTCGTCATGGCGCTGCTGTACCTCCAGCGGCCATTGCGCTTTGATCCAGGACAGCACGGCCACGATCTCGTCATCGCTCAACACGCCGTCGTAGACCGGCATGGCGGTGCGATAGTCAGGCTGGTCGATGAGCTTGGCAAGGCCATGCTTGGTGATGGCAAAAAGTTGCGCATCAGGATGGTGCCAGGTGTGGCCGCTGGGATCGTGCGGCGGCGCAGGAAGCAAGCCATCCGATCCGCGATCACGCCAGTTGGGCTGGCCTTCGCCCTTGGTGCCGTGGCAGGCGACACAGTTCTGAGCGTATATGCGAGCGCCTACTTGCAAGACCTGAGGATCATCAGGACGCAAGGTATGCGTCAACGCTGCCTCCCGCCTGCCACCGGCACTCAAGAAGAAATAGAGGATTCCAGCCACCACGAGCAAGACCAATCCCCCTCCCACGCCAAGGACAAGTGGTCTCAATTTCATTTCAAATTCTCCGACGCCACGCCTGCGGTCATCGACCGATAGAATGGCGCACGCGCTATCGTAAAAAAAGATTCGTCGCGCGCATTCGGGCTCCGCGCAGGCGAATCGCTGAGTGCCCGCAGATCCCCTATCTGCCCACTTTTTGCATCATGGTCAAACTCGGTCTCCTCTAGGGCGAACCCCACTTCGATGTGGGAAAGACGATCAAAAAGCGCCATGTTTTGGTGATTTTCCACACGTTCAAACAAGAGTACTTCGATCGGGCGCCACATCGCCACCCAGCCAACAATCAACAGCCCTTCGCTGATGGCCGTAAGCACCTGGCTGTTGCCAGGATTACCCAATAAGGCCCGTACAAGCAGCGTCGTACCCAGAACGGCGAGTCCCGTTAACAGGAAGTGCCCTGTCGCATCCTTCGTCGATACCGGCGCCTGCACTGCGCATATTGCGCTTGAAAGTGCGCATGGATCGCTCCTGCAATTTCCACCTCGTACTCTCTGATCGACGTCGGGACATGAACAATGAGACGAAGCGATTCATCTAAACCATACTCGCCCGCACAGTCAACGATATAGTTTTCCACAGCACGGCTCAGTGTTTTCTCATGGAGCGGCGAAGGGTCCAATGAATCGTAAAGCTGCGTGATTCGTTGAATGCGAATATCGATGACCGTCATTTCTGTAAACGCCCAGGTTGTCTTGTTTTACTTTTTTTGCACCTTGCCGGACAGCTGCAAGCGACGGACAAACCGTCAAGGCGTAATGCTGATGCCGTTGGGAGTCTTGCCTACCGGAACGGTCTTCACAACCTTGCGATCCTTCACATCAAGCACGGAAACCGAATTGGCGTACATGTTGGTAACGTAGGCGTACCGGCCTTCACGGTCGACAACCACGCCATGAGCACCGGCGCCGGTCACGACGGTCTTGGCAACCTTGAAACTCTCCAGCTCAATCAGGCTGACGGTTTTGCCAGGCTTCTTGGGCGTGCCCTGATTGGCCACCAGCAGCGTGCGCGAATCCGGCGTGACATACAGCTGGATGGGGACTGTTCCGACGGCAACCTTGCGAATCACCTTGCGCGTAGCCGGGTCGATCACGGCGACCGCGTTTTCCTCCGACAGCGACACCAAGACAAGACTCCCGTCCGGCGTGAAGCCCACTTGAGCCGGCCCCTTGCCTGCAGGAACTTGCGCGATCTCCTTCTGGCTGGCGGTATCGATGACCGACACCGTTCCGCCCTTGAGGTTGGCGACGTAGGCCTGCTTGCCGTCCGGACTGATGCGAAGACCGTGGGGAAACTTGCCGACCGGAATCGTCGCCACGAGGCTCCGCGCCGCTGTGTCGATCACACTGACCGTGTTGTCGCCGCCGTTGGTGATGTAGGCGAAGCGGCCGTCGGGCGACACCACCACATGGGCCGGGTGCATGCCAACCGGCACCTTGGCGACGACTGCGTTAGTCGCGGTATCGATGGCCCAAACCGCGCCGGGCTTTCCCATCGCATCGTGGCTGCCTTGGGCCATCTCCTTGTGCTCCGACGCGTCGGCCGTTTGAGCAGGCTCCCCGTTATTGGTCACCCATACGACCGTGCCGTCGGGCGATACCTGCACGTTGTGCGGTGCCTTGCCGACGCGCACGCTTGCCAGTGTCTTGAACGACGCAGCATCGAGCACGCTCACCGTGTCAGCCCCCTCGTTGGCCACATACACCTTGTCGGCGGCCAAGGTGGCGCCGGACCAGGCCAATAGGCCCATCTGCACCGCTGTCAAAAGCCAGTTGTTTTTTCTTGTCATCATGATCTCTCTTGGTTGGAAAATAAAACTTCTATCAGGGCTCAGTCGGCGTTGGGGCGCACTGAATTACCGTTGCCACCCTCTTTACCCACCATCCCCAGGACGCCTGCGAACAAGACAGGGTTTTGAAACATCAGGCGAAACGCCTGCTCGCTCGCAGCGTCTCGGCCTTCGCGCAGCCTTCCCAGCGCATGGGTCACTTCCCCTGCAGCTTCACGCTCACGCTCGATCAACGGGTGATGCGGCGCAAGCGGCTGGCGGTTCTTGCCAAGCGGCTCGGCCAGCAAGGCAACGCCGCGCATCCACGGACTGAACGTTTCCGAGAGCAAATACCGACTGGTGCGCATCGGATGGAGCCACTTGAGCATTTGGGCTGTCCAGGGTGTGGACAGCGCTTGCGCCCAAGGACTGACGAATGCCCGGTAAAGCGCCTCGTTGAATGTCGAGACCTGTTTCACCCGCTCAAAAGCTTCCTGCGGGTAATCCGTTTTCAGGTCTTCAACCTGACGGGGTTCAAAGCGGATGCTGTAGGTGGGCTTATGGCAGTCCGGGTCACCCGACGGGTTGTCGATCTTCATTTCATAGAGGCCCGGGGCCAGCGCCTCAATCTCAGCCAGGCTCTCCAGGATCGCCCGGTGCTCCAGACGCGCCACCCCGGCGGAGACAAAAATGCCGAGATGGCCGACGTGCGGGTTCGTGAGGTAGACGATGCGCTGTCCGGCCTGCTTGAGATCCTCGGTGTCCTTGTAGACTGCCGGAATCCATCCGAGCGCCTGGTGTGGTGGCGTAATGTTGTCGCCGTAGGACGCAAAGATGACGATTGGATTCCTGATCCGCCTGAGGTCAGCAGTGCAACCCTGGCAAATCTGGAAAAGACCCTGTTCAAGCTGGTTGCCGATGAACAGGTTTTCAACAATCGCAAGGATCTCTTCCCGACTCAGGAAATAAAAACCGTTCCACCAACGCTCGAACTCCAGAAAACGCGCCTGCTCACTGTCGACGTTGGTGAAGAGTTGGGCGTACTTCTCCCAAACAGCCTTTTCGGGCTTGAGGTTCTCGAAATTCTGCGCCAGCCAGGCTCCATCGAAGCGGCCATTGCCCAGGTCGGCCGTCAGATGCGCCAACCAGCTGCCGCCAAGGAGCCCTCCGGAAAGACGCATCGGATTGACACCGGACTCGCCAGCCCAATATGACAAGGGTGAGCCATTGAGCACCACCGGTCCGACCAGACCGGCGCAGTCTGCGGACAGCAGCGTCAGCGCCCACCCGGCCTGGCAGTTGCCATAAAGCACAGGAGGATTGCCAGGATGGCGTTGCGCAACTTCTTCGGCGAAACGCCGCAGCACATGCAACACGTCTGCCAGGGTCTGCCCCAGAGTCGGCTCGGGAAAGAAGATCACGAAATAAACCGGATGGCCCTCGCGCATCGCCATTCCGACTTCAGAGTCGCGCTTGAAGCCGCCGATCCCAGGGCCATGGCCGGCGCGTGGATCGACAACAATGACCGGAGGTTTGTCAGGATCGACGCAGTCGTCCCAGCAATGCCCGTCGATTTCCGTGATGCGCAGCAGTGCATAGTTGACGGACCGTTCGAAGCTGCGCGCGTCCAACAGCGTTTCATACTTGAAGTCCAGAAGCGGCGGCAATCCGGCTCGCTCGTGCTCCAGCATGTTGTTCGCGCGCTGGCGAAGCGTGTCCCAGAACAGAATGGTGCGTTCGAAGAAGTCGCGCTGGTAATCGAAATAGTCCTGCGCCGAAGGTGCTTCAGCTGCTCTTTTCATGCCACTAGACGCATCCTGTGGCGCAGGCTTCAACAACTCCTCGGAATGATCCAAGACGGTCGGTGGTAGATCCTTTGTCTGGCGGTGCGTCCATTGCACCGCTGCTTCCTTACCCACCGCCGTGGTGCGTTGAGAGGTCCGAGGCTTTTGTGGTGACGTGGGGATTTTCATCATTCCTCCGAACTACGGGGTCATTTTTTTCCGCGCCGTAAACGCAGAGCATTGAAAATCACCGAGGCCGAGCTCAGACTCATGGCCAGCGCCGCGATCAGCGGGGACAACAACCACCCAGTGAATGGGTACAGCACGCCTGCCGCAATCGGCACCCCAATGCCGTTGTAAACGAATGCGAACAGGAGGTTCTGGCGCATGTTTCGGACGGTGTCGATAGAGATGTCGCGTGCGGCGGTGATGCCGCGCAAATCGCCTTTGACCAGCGTGATCTGGCCGCTGTTCATGGCCACATCGGTCCCCGTGCCCATGGCCACGCCGACATCGGCCTTTGCCAACGCAGGCGCATCGTTGATGCCATCGCCGGCCATGGCGACAATGTGGCCCTCTTTCTGGAGCCGTTCCACGAGCGCCAGCTTGTCTGCGGGCTTGACTTCGCCATGCACCTCGTCGATGCCCAGTTTTGCACTCACGGCCTTGGCGGTGGTCAGACCATCGCCAGTTGCCATCACGATGCGCAAACCGCTGGCGTGCAAAGTCTTAATGGCTTCCAAGGTGGTGGCCTTGATGGGATCGGTCACGGCCAGGATGCCAGCCAGTTGTCTGTCCACGGCCAGATGCATCACGCTGGCGCCTTCACTGCGCAGACGCTCGCCATCTACCTTGAGCGCATCAGTGGCCACGCCCTCCTGCTGCATCAATGCGGTGTTGCCCAGCACCAGATGCTTCCCATCGACGATGCCGCGCACGCCAATGCCGCTGCCGGATTCGAAATCTAGCGGCTTGATCAGTTCCAGGCCCTTGGCGCGTGCTGCGCTGACGATGGCCTCTGCCAAAGGATGCTCGCTGCCTTGGTCCAAACTGGCCGCAAGGCGCAGTACTTCGTCCGCTGTATAGCCGGGTGCGGCAACTGCGGTGTCGAAAGCGGGCTTACCTTCGGTCAAAGTTCCTGTCTTGTCCACTATCAGCGTGTCCACCTCGCGCATTTTCTCGATGGCGCCAGCATCGCGGAACAGCACCCCCTGTGTCGCGGCACGCCCTGTGGCCACCATCACCGACATCGGCGTGGCCAGCCCCAGCGCACAGGGGCAAGCGATGATCAGCACGGCCACTGCGTTGATCAAGCCAAACACCCAGCTAGGTTCCGGACCGAACCAACCCCAGACAAAGAAGGTGGCAATGGCGATGAGCACCACCACGACCACAAATTTGCCTGCCACCACATCCGCCATGCGCTGCATGGGCGCCTTCGAGCGCTGGGCATTGGCCACCATCTGAACAATCTGCGACAGCATGGTGGCCGCACCGACTTTTTCGGAGCGCATCACCAAGGCGCCACTGGTGTTCATCGTGGCGCCAATCACATTGTCACCAAGCCGTTTGGTCACCGGCACAGGCTCGCCAGTAAGCATGGATTCATCGACCGCACTGCTGCCTTCGGTCACAACGCCGTCGACCGGCACTTTCTCGCCGGGACGAATGCGCAGCAGATCCCCGACGTGAACATGGTTCAGCGGCACGTCCTCTTCGCTGCCATCCGCATTGATGCGGCGAGCGGTCTTGGGTGCCAAACCGAGCAGCGCCTTGATCGCCGCAGAAGTTTGCGAACGGGCCTTCAACTCGATGATCTGGCCCAGCATGGTCAGCGAGATGATGACCACTGCCGCCTCATAGTAAACAGCCACGCGACCCATGGAAATGAATGAATCTGGGAACACGCCCGGCGCCACGGTAGCCACGAGGCTGTAGAGAAAGGCCGCGCCAGTACCCAGGCCAATCAATGTCCACATGTTGGGGCTGCGATGGACAAGAGACTGCCAACCGCGTACGAAGAAGGGCCAACCCGTCCACAACACGACGGGTAAGGACAGCGCCAGTTCGACCCAGGTTTGAACGTTCATGTCAAACCACCCGAGACGATGGCCGAACATTGCAAGAACAGTAACGATGACTGTGAATGGCAGTGTCCACCAGAAGCGATGCTGAAAATCCTTTAACTCATGGTTGTCTTCCTCGTCCAGAGGAATGATTGGCTCCAATGTCATGCCGCACTTGGGACAGATTCCAGGATGATCCTGCCGCACCTCGGGGTGCATAGGGCAGGTGTAGATGGTGCCGGCCGGCTCTGGCGCGGTGTCCTCGGGTGCAGTAGATACAAGGTATTGCAGTGGGTTCGCTGCGAACTTGCCTTGGCACTTGGCGCTACA from Acidovorax sp. FHTAMBA carries:
- a CDS encoding LysR substrate-binding domain-containing protein, which translates into the protein MSGLSLLAALKAFDATARAGSMTAAARVLAIQQPTVSSHIQRLEVDFGVELFHRRGRRLELTSFGRTLLDYTRRTFSGEEDAHALLAAAKNHYVGRLVVHAIGPHNVVPVLKLFTEQFPLVKVAVGVGDSRTITEKIFDYQGDVGVVLNHADHPDLFGTPFRTQRLVVFVSIQHPFAQRATLRLCDLQGQRFVIREEGSTTRRVFENELKERGIEVQVALEMGSREAVREAVAQGLGLGVVAETAYVPDPRLTRLNISDTSMATRVHFICRQERRHAPLISTFLGMADAVSQRLIDTSEQPV
- the phnC gene encoding phosphonate ABC transporter ATP-binding protein, translated to MKTAIRESHLSLRGITVTYADGHTALAPTSLEVQHGGFLVLLGASGAGKSTLLRSINGLVSPTDGEVSVADLPGGTVSKRNLLEHRRHCGMVFQQHHLIGRQSVLANVLMGKLATRGSLASLWPWSKADKLEALAAIDRVGLLEKALARADTLSGGQQQRIGIARALVQKPRLLLADEPVASLDPATAQSVLTLLHDICKKDRLTAIVSLHQVNLARMFADRIVGLRQGQVVFDGTAAQLTEEAQSALYAKSSPVEPSRSSSPANMGSQFDSPSQSKEFLPC
- the phnD gene encoding phosphate/phosphite/phosphonate ABC transporter substrate-binding protein produces the protein MLNRRRFQFIAAATLAALLPLGAHAEGKNPSKLRVALLPDENAATIIQNAQPLKRYLEQTLKKEIEITVTTDYSSMIEAMRFGRIEVAYFGPFSYVLAKSKAPNIEPFAVGVERGSPTYQSVLIATAGGPVKTLADVRGKPFGFGDQASTSSHLAPRAHLLKNHQLNGETDYRPVHLGTHDAVARAVQAGQVPAGALSKTILDNLIAKGMVDANKIVQLELSAPIPNYPIAMQGNLTPELKEAIRAAFLQMKDAEILKSFRIEAFAATDDKAYDILRDTAQILKLDLGRMK
- the phnE gene encoding phosphonate ABC transporter, permease protein PhnE: MTSVALESIVAIDGQQRLKRLGAACVVLFVCVVALYVTGFFDAQRFIEGGPAIQQLASEMVPPNFERWEHWVIPLRDTLAMSIAGTALTVLASLPLALVAAPNTAPNAVVGRIVRTILAAFRSVPEIILGILFVAAVGFGALPGVLALALHSTGMVAKFYAEAIEHVDPKPLEAAKAAGASRFQVITHAVLPQVLPQLADITIYRWEYHFRASAVMGIVGAGGIGFELMAALRLIKYDEVSAILLSILICVLVVDGIGSALRKHLK
- a CDS encoding phosphonate dehydrogenase gives rise to the protein MMPKIVVTQPIHEAVLARLRSAGDVVMNQGPEPWSEEELYLHLKDADAMMAFMPDRVNRRTLLNAPRLKTIACALKGYDNFDLMACAQAGVSVSFVPDLLTEPTAELAIGLAIAAARHVLAGDTRIRRGYAGWRPQLYGIGLHGSVVSVVGLGAVGRAIVDRLCGFGCAQLLGVDPHGDDERLTMVSLGEALSQSDYVILAVPLLDVTRHLVNDTMLEGVRRGQILVNIGRGSVVDEAAVARALKDGRLGAYAADVYEMEDWLLADRPRQIHPELLQHPSTVFTPHIGSAVKKVRLAIELRAAENLLLALSGSEPLDLCEAFHRADPMPALPCSG
- a CDS encoding cytochrome c translates to MKLRPLVLGVGGGLVLLVVAGILYFFLSAGGRREAALTHTLRPDDPQVLQVGARIYAQNCVACHGTKGEGQPNWRDRGSDGLLPAPPHDPSGHTWHHPDAQLFAITKHGLAKLIDQPDYRTAMPVYDGVLSDDEIVAVLSWIKAQWPLEVQQRHDEINAQYRKSLPR
- a CDS encoding cytochrome D1 domain-containing protein — translated: MMTRKNNWLLTAVQMGLLAWSGATLAADKVYVANEGADTVSVLDAASFKTLASVRVGKAPHNVQVSPDGTVVWVTNNGEPAQTADASEHKEMAQGSHDAMGKPGAVWAIDTATNAVVAKVPVGMHPAHVVVSPDGRFAYITNGGDNTVSVIDTAARSLVATIPVGKFPHGLRISPDGKQAYVANLKGGTVSVIDTASQKEIAQVPAGKGPAQVGFTPDGSLVLVSLSEENAVAVIDPATRKVIRKVAVGTVPIQLYVTPDSRTLLVANQGTPKKPGKTVSLIELESFKVAKTVVTGAGAHGVVVDREGRYAYVTNMYANSVSVLDVKDRKVVKTVPVGKTPNGISITP
- a CDS encoding DUF3141 domain-containing protein; this encodes MKIPTSPQKPRTSQRTTAVGKEAAVQWTHRQTKDLPPTVLDHSEELLKPAPQDASSGMKRAAEAPSAQDYFDYQRDFFERTILFWDTLRQRANNMLEHERAGLPPLLDFKYETLLDARSFERSVNYALLRITEIDGHCWDDCVDPDKPPVIVVDPRAGHGPGIGGFKRDSEVGMAMREGHPVYFVIFFPEPTLGQTLADVLHVLRRFAEEVAQRHPGNPPVLYGNCQAGWALTLLSADCAGLVGPVVLNGSPLSYWAGESGVNPMRLSGGLLGGSWLAHLTADLGNGRFDGAWLAQNFENLKPEKAVWEKYAQLFTNVDSEQARFLEFERWWNGFYFLSREEILAIVENLFIGNQLEQGLFQICQGCTADLRRIRNPIVIFASYGDNITPPHQALGWIPAVYKDTEDLKQAGQRIVYLTNPHVGHLGIFVSAGVARLEHRAILESLAEIEALAPGLYEMKIDNPSGDPDCHKPTYSIRFEPRQVEDLKTDYPQEAFERVKQVSTFNEALYRAFVSPWAQALSTPWTAQMLKWLHPMRTSRYLLSETFSPWMRGVALLAEPLGKNRQPLAPHHPLIEREREAAGEVTHALGRLREGRDAASEQAFRLMFQNPVLFAGVLGMVGKEGGNGNSVRPNAD
- a CDS encoding heavy metal translocating P-type ATPase; translated protein: MDMHAHHHHGSHPPAEPASPKDLKDPVCGMTVTEQSEHKLTHEGRPYYFCSAKCQGKFAANPLQYLVSTAPEDTAPEPAGTIYTCPMHPEVRQDHPGICPKCGMTLEPIIPLDEEDNHELKDFQHRFWWTLPFTVIVTVLAMFGHRLGWFDMNVQTWVELALSLPVVLWTGWPFFVRGWQSLVHRSPNMWTLIGLGTGAAFLYSLVATVAPGVFPDSFISMGRVAVYYEAAVVIISLTMLGQIIELKARSQTSAAIKALLGLAPKTARRINADGSEEDVPLNHVHVGDLLRIRPGEKVPVDGVVTEGSSAVDESMLTGEPVPVTKRLGDNVIGATMNTSGALVMRSEKVGAATMLSQIVQMVANAQRSKAPMQRMADVVAGKFVVVVVLIAIATFFVWGWFGPEPSWVFGLINAVAVLIIACPCALGLATPMSVMVATGRAATQGVLFRDAGAIEKMREVDTLIVDKTGTLTEGKPAFDTAVAAPGYTADEVLRLAASLDQGSEHPLAEAIVSAARAKGLELIKPLDFESGSGIGVRGIVDGKHLVLGNTALMQQEGVATDALKVDGERLRSEGASVMHLAVDRQLAGILAVTDPIKATTLEAIKTLHASGLRIVMATGDGLTTAKAVSAKLGIDEVHGEVKPADKLALVERLQKEGHIVAMAGDGINDAPALAKADVGVAMGTGTDVAMNSGQITLVKGDLRGITAARDISIDTVRNMRQNLLFAFVYNGIGVPIAAGVLYPFTGWLLSPLIAALAMSLSSASVIFNALRLRRGKK